The Triticum urartu cultivar G1812 chromosome 5, Tu2.1, whole genome shotgun sequence genome contains the following window.
ctaccgcagggggcagcggtactaccgctgagaccagcggtactaccgctccccctcgCGGTACTACCGTGCAGTCTGGGAGGGCTGGCGAATGAGCAGGAGTCAGACCCAGTGCGGTACtgccgcggtggtagggcggtactaccgctctcgagcggtactaccgcttctaCTGCCGCTGCTTAGTGCCGCACAATCCGACACGAGAGACGACCCCCTCGAGTCGACGCGGTAGGAGCCCGGTACCGCAACGGTACTGCGGCTGAGGACCCACAAGCGGTACTATCGCTGGgcaccgcggtactaccgctcggatCAAAACAAGCTCATAAAGCAGGGAAAGAGACCTCCATCGACGCGGGGAGGCTCAGAGGGTGCGAAAAGGaagtgtacgtgttgattccaccctagccttaccaaagcggaccccctcttgatagtacggtgactcctaCGAGACAAGTGCAACAAAccagaaacgaaagagctacaccgtcttgattaaaaactccgaggggaaagaattgtctcgtgccaaaggatgaatctctgaaatgctcaaagcacacgattagtccgcaaaaacattgtcatcaatcaccaaaacaccttagggataaaaaTACCCTTACAATATTCGTAGCATAACAGGTTTTTCAATACTTTTTCATAAGATAGTAGTAATGAGCATATACAATCATCCAAAGTCAACCAAGTTCATTATAGCCCATACAATCATGAATTGAGGCACCATACAGAGAATCATTACAAAGCTTGTGTTTGGGTTAGTTGGATCACCCGCTTCTTCCTTGGTGCCGATGCCTGTGGTTTTGATGTAGTTTGCAATGTATATATTTTATTTGGGTTACCCGCCCGATTTCAACTAACAATGCATGGGGACGAAGTTTCTCTTGTCCACCTTTAAGAACAAGTTGCACACACGGAAGGGCTACAAATAACAACATTGCCAACAAGTTGTATATCCGGCCAAATGACCGGCACTATCTGGTCAAATGACCAACACATATAACAACTTGCTTGCTTGGTGATTTGGCCACCACTTGGCCACCGACCGATTAGTTGTTTCAAATAGCCACAATACTTACTCACGTCCTCTTGGATGGTGTACCATCAATGGTTGAGCGACTTTGTCTTACGATTGCAGATGAGTTCGTCGCCATAGGGCTCGAACTTCTTGTGCTCATGGAACCAAGTACTAGTGTTGGCCCAAAATATTGTGCCCTTTTTATTTGTCATGGACCGGATCAATGCTAATGGCCAAGCACGCATCACACAACAACTCGTCCTGCCGCATGTTGAAGCTTTCTCCTATACCCTCTTCTTTGGATCGGCCGCAAATTCGTCCCGATCAAAGTCGTCGTCGCCGCCCTGCTCCGGCTGGTCAGTGTATGTGCCAGGCTGCTAGGCGTGCACATCCCGAATTCCCGATCCGAGTCATTCACCTGTCCGTCGTCGAATCCCTTTGCCCTCCCCCTGCGTCGTGGATCATGTCTATCGTCTCCTTGTCCGCATTGTCGTACACGGCTCACCCGGTTAAGACATACCCCGAACAGAGAGCAGGCACCAAGCCGCTCCACGACGGGCGTTCGTGACCGGACAAGTTGTGGCGATGGAGACTTGAAGAAAAGGAGCGGTGCCACGTTGACATCGACACAGTAAGGCACGTGCCTGACGGCGGATGTCCGCCGAGCTGTTGGGAGGCGTAGAAGTAGGGAGGCTTGTATTGTCTTGGCCAGGACGACGTGTGCATGGATGGCGACGGCGGCAACACCCCGCATCCCAGTCCTTGACCGCCTCCCGCACCTCGTCCGCCGTCACGCCTGCTGCCCTTCTTTTTGAGCGACGCCTCTTTGCATTCCTTTTGAGGCAGTGGGCTTGCGGTCTCACTGAGTTTTTTTGGGCGGCCGCCTTCGTTGGATTTCCCTCCTAGCCATCTCCGGCAGCTTTTCGTATGGGTCCatgcggcggtggcggtggcgaaaAAGGGCGAAAATTGAGGTGGAGAGCGGCGAGATGATAGCTAAGAGGGCCAAGAAGGGAGGCTTTAAGGATCGGCGTTGAAAATGCTCTAATGTCACGGCATGGTTACACCTTCCACGTCTAGAATAGAGAGTCTCCTCCGTGGTGGAACCAAATCGTTCCATTCTACGCTCGAACCAAGCACGCGGATGACTGTCAAATGTGGAACCGACACCTCATATTTCATCACATGGGCTCAACCAAACGCGCCCCTGATTTGTCAACCAAGCGCACCCTTGATCAGGACGAACATATGAACGTGCACCATCTGCGTTTCTGTACATAGTCCTTATAATTACTCCGTTTTGGCGTAAAAGAAGAATCACCTTCCCCCGAGCTAGCTTCTCCAGCCTCCCCGTGTTTGATTTTGCCTTTGTCAGGAGATAATTCGGCGCGCCTGCGGAGGGAGACGGACGGCAGCCGGGGTCAAGGTTGAGGACTGGCGCGAGAAAGTCCAGCCCGCTGGCTGCTGCCGAGCCGATGACCACACTGGTTCCTCACACAGTCGCGCTCCGTGACAAGCCTTCCGTGACGGCCGCTGCAATGTCATGTGCAAAAACAACATTTTCCTTGCTTAACTGTTAAGTAAACGGCGCTAATCGCCATCGTGTCACGAGCAagtaaactaaaactaaaactagcGCGACGACGACGTCAAAAAAGTACCATCTTTTAAGAGGGACGTAGTATTAGCAGTATATAATTTCTCTGTTCTAAATTATTCGTCGCAGAAATtaatgtatctagaactaaaatatatTTAGATATATCTATATCTgggacaagtaattcggaactgAAGGAGTAGAAGGTAGTGGTTGTTTTTAGATAGGTAGTAATCCGGTAGTACGCGGTATGCGTGTCAGGTAGCTTAGCTTAGCCTGAACGCCCAACCACTAGGTACGTACTACTGCTAGCACCAAAACAATCTTCGGCGTGTCCACGTCGCCGTATTAAATCGTTGCAGCAGGAGCGTCACGGGGCTTGACTTGGCCAGCAATCGCACGCTCGATACTGTGCAAATATAACGGAGTAAGCATTGATTAGCCCTGCAGAAATTGTATATTGATCATTGCTGTCTTATGGAGATGGCATTGAAAAGTTTCTTATTTTGTTAGGCTTGTGAGTATATTATCAATTGTTTTTGTGCTGTAAATACAAAATAAAACGCCGTTGAACATTTGAACAACATATGTTGCTACGAATACATGATTATTGAGACTGTACGTCATAGACAGGTAAGAGGTAATCTCATCATTCCTATGCAACACGTGAGCCCAATAAAATATGCAATATTTCATCTCTCCAAGCAAACACTAAAATAGAACCGTTTAGATCCACTATGCCGACTCCAACCAAACACCAAAACATAATCACACACCAACCAAATTCATGAATGTGTTATCGACCTGGCCAACCTTAAACGGAATGTTATGGTTCCATTACGGCGACACAAGTTGGTTTTTGTTCCATTCTTACATCTACTAGGTGGAGTAAAAAATGAAATGGAATATTTTCGCTCCGATGTTTGGCTAGAGAGATCGAATGaatcaaatttgattcaactcaCCTCTTTCACAGGAGTGGTGAGTTTACCCCCATATGCATATGATGCATAATACGAACAAGTATAGCCCTTTGACTTTCTGACAACATATTATTTGAATTTTCAACACGATTTCATTTGTATTTGCAACATATAAAAATAGCAATGTACAATCACAAACGTAACAAATATTTGTCATCACAGATAACACATTTTAAAAAACACATTCATAAGACGGTAGTACTGGGCGTATATAACACATGTCACCCAAAAGCAACCAAGTTTATTATAGGCCATACAAACATGTCAGTTCGCATGAAGACACAACCAAATCGTGAATTGGTGCTGGGGTGCAGCATACAGAGAGAATCATTACACGTCGAGCTCGACATGAAAAGCCAAGCTAGAGACCCATGTACGATGGGATCGTCCAAACAGGAGGGGAGGAAAAGTGAATTCTCATTTTTCATTAAGTTTGTCGTTGTTAACCCCACTGGTTTGGCAGGATGCTCCTTCGCTCCACCCAGGGACACCGCAAAACTAACTTCCCACTCGACAGCCGCCAACTTCCCTCAGTGATACCGATACCGCATGTCCTTACTCACATGCCCCAATCCCCCCCCCTCCCGGCGCCCTCCCCCGAGGACTTTGCACTTCTATAAGATCCATTGTGCCCAAATCTGAAGTTAATTTGATACATGTGACCGGCAATGAGAGTTTTTTTCGTCACCTCCTTCTGTCACTGCTACTTTTGTGCTCCACCTTCGCATAGACGGGAAGAAGAGGCGAGAGGGGCGTTGCGTTTAGGGATACAGTAAAGGCATTtgttcctctctctctctctccactagtgAGTGAGCGTGGAACACGGTGAGAGTTGGGTCACAGAGATAACGTGACCGTTGATCGACTGAGGAACCGGTGCATTAGACAAATTTTATGTTATGACATAGTTCTGCGTCGAGGAAGAATACTCTTTTCGGTGGAACCAATTCTTTCCATTCTACTGACAAATGAATGACTGCCAAATGTGGAACCGGCACTTCACATTTCACCACATGGGCTCAAACAGACACGCCATTGATTTGTCAACCAAGCACACCCTTGAGTGGGAAGATCATCTGGCGTGCACAATCTATGTTTCTTTTTCTATGACTCCAAACTGTAGGAGTTTATTCCcacattttttttaatttttgtgTGTAAAGTTTATGTCCAAAAGGGGAAAGGAATAAAACTAGTACCAAACTACCTCAACTAACACCTAAAAGGGAAAACTCtgaggcctcctttggttcatagaaATTTTGTAGGATAAGAACTTTGTAGGAACATCTCCTTCGAAGCCCCTTGGTTTACATGAATCTATTCCTATTTCTATAGGATAGGCATCAATCCTTCATATTTTAAAGGAAAAAAATATTAGTCTATACTCAATGAAAAAGTGTATTCTATGCATCAAATGACATGTCTTTCCCTATAtaaattgagatgcatgtcatctcactttcTATGGTTTTTCTATTTCTATACTATTCCTATCCTGTGAATCAAAGGAGGCCTGAGAGCAAAAACCGTATGAGGAAAAAGATCAAATCTAAATAAGATGACCAGAGATGCAAAACTGAATTCCTCCCGGGGAAGGAAACTGTCTAAAATCTGTATTTCTATTTTTTTTAATAGAGAGTTGTATTAATTAAAAGAGGAAACATTGTTCTTACAATCTTGCAATGCCACGCTCAACACGCAGGTTGGCATTGTCCGTTACATAACACCGTCACCAACTTTCTACGCCCAAACTGGACAAGACTATGGGCTAAACTATTGAATCTTCTATCTACTCTCTGAACTTTAACTTCTCTATTTCCTTGCTTGATGGCCTGGAATTCCTTCGCAAACACTCCGATTTCCGATCTATCCATGCATGAGGGGTCAAGTGACTTTGCCACGACGTTGTTGTCCGTCTCAATAATTAAAGGTAGGTATGTGCATGCAGTCCTTCTAGACAAGCCGTAGCTTCTGCGAAGTCTGCTCCTTTGCATCACGGAATGTAGTCCCAGGCCGACAAGATAATTCTCCCATCATGCTCTCGAACCACAGCTCCCCATGCTCCGCTGCTATTCTCCTGCAAAAAACTTCCATCCACATTGACCGTGGCCCACCCGTGGTCAGGCTTTTGCCAAGCTTTTTCCTTTGTATTATCATGTTCTTTCAATTTTGCCAATTTGATCATACGGCTTTTCCCTTTACGATCAATCTTGGAATTTCCGTTCTCGATCAAACAGATGCTTGCAAGGTAGTTTTGCAAAAACCGAGCAGAGTGGGAGATTTTTGCTTTACCTTTCGCAAAGATCGCATCATTTCTATGAAGCCAAACACGCCACCAAAATAGCATAAGTTTTTGTCGTAAGTCTCCAGTCACTTTATCTAGTAGGACAAGAACCCAATCCTTTCCTGTGTAGCTTATTTCATGCTCAGGAGGAAGGTTCCACACGTCCTTCAACTCATGCCAGAGGGCTCTCACAAACGTACATCGGTGCGCAACATGGAATCCCGTTTCGTCATCAGCGCCACAAACATTACAAATTGGAGTGAGGCCCGAAATATGGCGAAATCTATTTGTTTGAACCACGAGAAATTCTGTATTTCTGTTTTGTACTCCCTTCTGTccttttagttcgcatataagttTTGTTCaaagtcaaagtatctctactttgaccaatcttataaaaaaaagtatcaacatttaCAATGTCAAATGAATATTATTAGATTCATTATATTTTAACATAAATTTGATAGTTTGACTTCACAAAAATTTAATACGCAGAGTAAAAAGTATCGGAGAAAGTACATAGTCGTAGTCCTGCTTGCAGTGAGTATTCCTCCACTGTTGCGCCTAAAAGAACAATCTGCGTTTCGCCAGCGGCTTGATGTCTTGCCATGCTCCAGCttttccttcctccaaaattctCTTCGTCGTGTTTGATTTCTCCATTTCCCTCGAAATTTCAGTGCGCCTGAGGTGAGCAGGCAAGCCGGCAGCGGTCAAGGTCAACTGATGACTCCCTGCCTGCTGCCGAGCAGATGGACCCACTCCACTGGTTCCTCACACAGTCGCACTCCGTGACAAACCTTCCGTGACGGCCGCTGCAATGTCATGCAGAAAAACAACAATTTTCCTTGCTTAATTGTTAAGTAAATAAACGGCACCTCGATCGCACGACAACGTCAAAAAAAGAACCATAACGTAGTATTTTTCCGTAGTTTTCAATGATACTACCTCTGTgtcataatgtaagacgttttctGACATTAGTGTACTGTCAAAAAAATCTTACATTATGAGATGAAGGGAGTatttttttgtgacatgcattttGTAGACACCGTTGGGCTAGTGTTGGCGGCGATATGGATCAGGAGGTGCTGCGGTGTGGCATCTAACGTGTGGGTGACGGCGGGTCTCGGTTGCGTGGCGCAGCAGGGTCTCGATGATGGACATATGTTGATGGCCACATGCAGGGTGGTGGCGCTGTCTGGCGTCACGGTGGCGTCGACGTCAGCTAGGCCTGGCAAGGTCGATGCGTCGGTACAACTCTGAAGATGAATCGGTGGAAGACGGTGGCGGCGGCCTCTGATAATGCGCCGGACCGGTGTGTGCCCCAGACCCAACAATGTGGCTTGATTGAGGCCTCTGATTTTAGATGTTAGGCTGTGCTGCGAGGTCTGCTTGTTATTCGGCTCGGACTATCGGCACCCCTTCATCAAGTGGATAAGAGTGGCGACAGATGTTGTGAAGATGATGACTTCAGATGTACTGATATATTACTTTATAAAGTCTTTGtaaataattaataaagtgaATACATGCATGGTTCAGATGCAGAGATAGGGGGTCTTCCTTCATAAAAAAATTAAGGCTAATGTTTGACACAAAATAAAAAGAGGATCAATAAATCAAAATGACGACAGTAGTTTATTAAAGGTAGGGAGGTAATTTCTGTAGTGTGGTCTGCTACGCGGTACTATGTTAGTTCGCTTAGCTTAAGACCTCTCCTAATGCATTGATGCTAAAGTGGGGTGCTAAATGCATTAAAATGCTTAGCAATTAATGTCTTCAATGCATCGGGGCTTAGGTTTTGTAGCTAAGCCTCCTCTATTTAGGCCCCTCCTAATTCTTCATTTTGTACAGGTGCTAAGGTTGTCAACTAAGCAAAAAATATGATGTGGCATACTAATTAAGAAGCGAGAGAGTAGTATGGTGATCCCAGGAAGAAATGTTGCTAAGCATGTGTACCTAGGTGGAAGCACAATTCTGACAAATTAAATGCACGAAGCTTAGCACCCAAAAGTTTAGCACATTTGCATTGTGGACTTGAGTCGCTAAGGCATTTAGTAATATGCTTAGCACCTCGTCTAAACACCTTTGTATTGGGGAATGTCTTAATTGTTTAGTAATAGAACTCTTTCATGTATTGGTTGGTAGTCTTTTTGCCTAGATCCACGTGTTTAGCATCGGGTCTTAATTGTTTAGAATCAGCATAATACTCTCTCTCCTTTTTAATGGTTTTGTCACATCATTTTCTACTTATGTGGCATTCTTAGCACCTGTACACCGTAGAGCACTGTGAAGGCCTAAGCCCGAACGCCCAGTCGCTAGTACAGCAATCTTCGGCTTGTCCACGTCGCCGTATTAAATCGTTGCAGCAGGAGCGTCACGGGGCTTGACTCGGCCAGCAATCGCACGCTCGATACTGTACAAATATAGTTAGTTGGAGTAAGCATTGATTAGCCCCGCAGAAACGCGAGGACGGATAGGCCCGCCAGTAGGATACGTACGTGAGGCGACGTGGCCTCGCACGAAAAGCTGGACCGGTTCTTCCACAGGGCGCCCACAGGTAGCCGAGCCGAGCAAACCAAACCCCTCCGCGCTAAGCAAAACCACCCCGCCCCATCCAGTGGCGGCACGCGACCGCGCTCGGACGTCACGTCGCCCGAGCCCAACAAAAACCCCCACCGCCCCCTCCCCCGGCACGGGGCTATAAAGCCGGCGCCCGCCACCACGGGCCGGACGATAACGGCGACACGCACACGGACTCCGCGCTCACCCAGCACAAGAAGCGACACCGCACAGCGCAGCTAGCAAGTTGAGTTCGGGTTGGAGGTCGAGTGGGATCGGATGGCGTCGGCGCCGGTGGAGTTCCTGGGCGCGCGGGAGGGCGGGGCCGGCGGGGAGGCGCTCTACTGCGCCATCATCCTCTGGCTGTCCGTCATGTCCTGGATCATCTTCACCTGCgtcggcggcgacgacggcggcaGGCGCAGGAAGGGCCGCCGCGACACCAAGGTCTTCGTCGGCGCCGAGCGCATGTGCGACGGCACCGGGCCCCACTGCAGCGGCGGGTACGGCCTCTGCGGCTCCTGCGTCGACTAGCCCTGCCCCTCCAAATCGTTCGTCTGGTTGGTTTGTAATCGAGAGTCGAAAGTGCTGGTAGTATCATCTATCTATGGTGTGATGCGATGAAGaactcctctcctcttcttctccgggGAGCTCCGTTCTTCTAGCCTGTAAATAGTTTTAGCGATCGATGATCGCCGAGATGAGCGAGTATGATCTACTTAGTAGCATGAGTATCTCCCCTTTGTGAAGACAATAAGAGGGAGCTAGCGCCTGATCCTGGTTCCCGGTTTGGCTGCAAGAATTAGTCTCGATTGATTCTTCCTGTTCTTGTCTTTCTCGCTCGATCATGCGCGAATTTCGCAATCAGAAGAGGTGCTTTCTCTTCCGAGTGGGCGATTTGCGTTTGGTCTAGTGCTGCTGCTTTCTGTTGTGGGGAGCATAATTGATTGCGGATAATCGCAGAGATATCATTTTCAAGTGGACTATCTGCACGGGTTGGTTGGGGGGTTGGCCGGATTTAATTTCGGTTAGCAAGCCAAGCCCAGGCCAAGGGGCTCCTCCTCTGGTAGTGGTGGATCAGGCGGCAGGAATTAATTGCCGTGGAGTGAAATCCGCGGCCGTGTATAGTAAGCTGTGATTGTGACACCCGGGACATTGAGCCTATCGTGAGTGTCCAGTTGCTACAGAACGTCAGCGCGAAGGCATGTCCATGCGAATTTTAAGAAATTATTATTCACTAGTGCTTGGAAACCTACAGAAGAAATTATCTGGCATTCCAGATTTATCTTCTTTCTATGATTGTATGTTCTGTTTGTTTGCAATCCTGATCGGTTGTTGTCTTTGTTAATTCAAAGTCGGACGAGG
Protein-coding sequences here:
- the LOC125509740 gene encoding uncharacterized protein LOC125509740; this encodes MASAPVEFLGAREGGAGGEALYCAIILWLSVMSWIIFTCVGGDDGGRRRKGRRDTKVFVGAERMCDGTGPHCSGGYGLCGSCVD